From one Psilocybe cubensis strain MGC-MH-2018 chromosome 13, whole genome shotgun sequence genomic stretch:
- a CDS encoding putative NADH dehydrogenase, which translates to MSPIINTQRTPFRPSFASRVLQATARWYNPPAQHKKRVVILGSGWGGYNVLRGLDREHWDVTMISPNTYFNFTPLLASTAVGTLELRCAVEPVRRYTPKATYYQAWCDEIDFAQKRLKCMPATRPPGAEPTESQDSVKHNPGPSFSLEYDKLIIAVGAYSQTFNIPGVKEHAHFLKDVKDARKIRSRILECFEQANQPFLSETQRRNLLNFCIVGGGPTGIEFAAELRDLLHTDMKARYPNLARFAKITVYDVSPNILGSFDQSLRKYTEEHLSQEGITILTKHHVDRIESVFPFGLLVWSTGLAPNPVVKAASDAKKDPKTLSLITDTKLNVVMKDGTPDPDVWAIGDAARIEDVALPATAQVAAQKAKYVVKTFKSLQKDKDFSKPFQFINQGSLAYIGNWKAIYDRPAADGTHGGFMQKETGRLAWLLWRSAYFTMTLSWRNKILIPTYWYVAIWIFGRDITRF; encoded by the exons ATGTCGCCAATCATCAACACACAGCGTACGCCCTTTCGTCCATCATTCGCTAGCCGCGTTCTCCAGGCTACCGCGCGATGGTACAATCCACCTGCACAGCATAAGAAACGCGTTGTGATTTTGGGTTCGGGATGGGGGGGCTACAACGTCCTTAGAGGTCTTGACAGAGAACACTGGG ATGTGACGATGATATCACCCAACACATACTTCAATTTCACGCCGCTTCTGGCAAGTACTGCTGTTGGGACTTTGGAACTTCGATGCGCAGTCGAGCCA GTCAGACGATACACTCCCAAGGCC ACTTACTATCAAGCATGGTGTGATGAAATCG ACTTCGCTCAGAAACGGCTAAAATGC ATGCCGGCAACTCGACCGCCGGGAGCTGAACCTACAGAAAGTCAGGATTCTGTCAAGCATAACCCAGGACCCTCATTCTCGCTCGAGTACGACAAACTGATCATAGCGGTGGGAGCTTATTCTCAAA CATTTAACATTCCTGGGGTTAAAGAACATGCACACTTTTTAAAAGACGTCAAGGATGCCCGCAAGATTCGGAGTCGTATTTTGGAGTGTTTTGAACAGGCTAATCAACCTTTCCTGTCGGAAACTCAGCGACGCAATTTGCTGAATTTCTGCATCGTCG GTGGTGGTCCAACTGGCATTGAATTTGCTGCGGAGTTGCGAGATCTTCTCCACACAGACATGAAAGCTAGATATCCCAACCTCGCTAGATTTGCAAAGATTACAGTTTACGATGTCTCCCCCAACATCCTTGGATCGTTTGACCAGTCATTAAGGAA ATACACAGAAGAGCACCTATCTCAAGAGGGAATAACTATCTTGACTAAACATCATGTCGACCGAATTGAATCGGTAT TCCCCTTTGGCCTTCTTGTATGGAGTACCGGACTGGCACCAAATCCTGTGGTCAAAGCTGCCTCAGACGCTAAAAAGGATCCAAAAACGCTAAG TTTAATCACTGATACTAAACTGAACGTCGTCATGAAGGATGGGACGCCCGACCCAGATGTCTGGGCAATCGGTGACGCTGCACGTATAGAAGATGTCGCATTACCTGCCACCGCCCAAG TTGCTGCACAAAAGGCCAAATATGTCGTCAAAACATTCAAGAGTCTGCAAAAAGATAAAGATTTCTCGAAACCTTTCCAGTTTATCAACCAGGGAAGTTTGGCGTATATTGGAAACTG GAAAGCTATATATGATAGGCCAGCGGCAGATGGCACACATGGTGGATTTATGCAAAAGGAGACTGGGCGCTTGGCTTGGCTGCTATGGCGGTCCGCCTATTTCACAATGACATTAAGCTGGAGGAACAA AATTTTAATTCCCACCTACTGGTATGTTGCAATAT
- a CDS encoding Monoterpene epsilon-lactone hydrolase: MYRIVRPNVAFAFKAARRSQHSIPLFIMKHLKALNDIIAFPTKSLATKMIYDKNPPYPHYDHLPYAKEPWKSIYVFYRLFTTLALVPFWVVTYSVLPRRYRPRASWNLRQIVNVNFTRRIFKVTEVAGVTWGTRDPTVAPDAHSLKETRFEWVEPLPKEFQTGIVVDSVPFTRVGCYIWPKDDHPKIKRVNKSDDTRDLISHLDLEAGSDDVPLIGIFMHGGGYCHMSAHESSRTSRIPRNLVKRKILHKVYAVEYRLLQHAPFPAVVQDAAAVYAHVVKQYRIKKSQCKIILIGDSSGGNLVLSLARWLRDEGHLPLPHGLLLLSPSCDTSHALPETLSSYIPRPNQFTDYLVDTPEPRALLQRTFLGFKYHPDSPSIDEERRLMQVVHSEYVSPCSPIVLKRWGHDLKQDPEGEHEARFTRQILQRLPTYLRSNRAPENLNVVTAQIEVDGDNPYHKSCRFPKLFGDFPRTLIICGDAERLVREVRSLVAAMTTDGVDLQVHWARDACHDPLMLSEFWWDRTVLEEIWQSVEAWVKGFEGYNISSESSDSSLDSHLNVHPEAAAAIKAGTLEG; the protein is encoded by the exons ATGTACAGAATCGTACGGCCCAACGTTGCTTTCGCTTTCAAAGCTGCTCGTCGATCACAACATTCGATTCCTTTGTTTATCATGAAACAT CTCAAGGCCTTGAACGATATCATTGCTTTCCCCACGAAATCTCTGGCTACGAAAATGATATACGACAAAAATCCTCCGTACCCACATTATGACCATCTTCCCTATGCAAAGGAGCCTTGGAAGTCGATCTATGTTTTCTATCGCCTATTCACCACTCTCGCTTTGGTACCATTTTGGGTAGTCACTTATTCCGTTCTGCCAAGACGTTACCGACCTCGCGCATCATGGAACCTGCGGCAAATTGTGAACGTCAACTTCACTCGACGTATCTTCAAGGTCACCGAAGTCGCAGGTGTAACGTGGGGCACTCGGGACCCAACCGTTGCTCCAGACGCACATAGTCTGAAAGAGACCAGGTTCGAATGGGTTGAGCCTCTTCCCAAGGAATTTCAGACAGGCATTGTCGTTGACAGTGTCCCTTTCACTCGTGTTGGGTGTTATATATGGCCCAAAGATGATCACCCGAAAATCAAGAGAGTCAACAAGAGCGATGACACCCGGGACTTGATTTCCCATTTAGACTTGGAGGCAGGCTCTGACGACGTTCCTTTGATTGGTATATTTATGCATGGAGGTGGATATTGCCACATGTCTGCGCATGAAAGCAGTCGTACCTCGAGGATACCCAGAAATCTAGTGAAG AGAAAGATTTTACACAAGGTCTACGCAGTCGAATATCGATTACTCCAGCACGCACCATTTCCTGCGGTTGTTCAAGACGCGGCCGCAGTCTATGCACATGTTGTGAAACAATACAGGATCAAAAAATCGCAATGCAAGATAATTTTGATTGGCGATAGTTCCGGAGGCAATCTTGTTCTTTCGTTGGCCCGTTGGCTTAGAGATGAAGGTCACCTCCCCTTGCCTCACGGGCTTCTCCTTTTATCT CCCTCTTGTGATACATCGCATGCCCTTCCTGAAACCCTTTCTTCGTATATACCCCGTCCAAATCAATTCACCGATTACCTTGTGGATACCCCAGAACCGCGAGCACTACTCCAACGAACATTTCTCGGTTTCAAATACCACCCAGATTCGCCCAGTATTGATGAAGAGCGGCGTCTGATGCAGGTGGTTCATTCAGAATATGTGTCACCTTGTTCCCCCATTGTACTCAAGCGGTGGGGCCACGATCTAAAGCAGGATCCTGAAGGAGAGCATGAAGCCCGTTTCACTCGACAGATTCTCCAGCGTCTGCCCACGTACCTGCGAAGCAATCGAGCGCCCGAAAATCTAAACGTCGTAACTGCCCAAATAGAAGTGGACGGGGATAACCCATACCACAAATCATGTCGTTTCCCAAAACTTTTCGGCGACTTTCCTCGTACGCTTATTATCTGCGGAGACGCGGAGAGGCTGGTTCGAGAAGTGCGAAGTTTGGTCGCAGCTATGACTACGGATGGAGTCGATTTGCAAGTGCACTGGGCACGCGATGCATGCCATGATCCCTTGATGCTGAGCGAATTTTGGTGGGATCGAACAGTTCTGGAGGAAATATGGCAGTCCGTTGAAGCATGGGTCAAGGGCTTTGAAGGGTATAATATCAGCAGCGAGTCTAGCGACAGCAGCCTTGACTCCCATTTGAATGTTCATCCTGAAGCTGCCGCTGCCATCAAGGCGGGTACTTTGGAGGGTTAA
- a CDS encoding Conidiation-specific protein 6 has product MSGEYFFDSYIAVPDVKILDHIKNPERVAAGLKATIRNPSVSEEAKSRAIERLNEMGVNAEGEPPSRGVKGSSSTASTRSPGNPEEEKTEHHRLGGYKATINNPRVSDAAKDHAKEILKNNDAL; this is encoded by the exons ATGTCTGGCGAGTATTTTTTCGATTCATATATAGCAGTACCTGATGTAAAAATTCTAGATCATATCAAAAACCCCGAGCGCGTTGCTGCTGGTTTAAAGGCAACTATACGCAACCCATCTGTGTCTGAGGAAGCTAAAAGTCGTGCAATTGAACGTCTTAACGAAATGGGGGTAAATGCTGAAGGCGAACCTCCGTCCAGAGGTGTCAAAGGAAGCTCTTCTACTG CTTCCACTCGCAGCCCTGGTAACCCAGAGGA GGAGAAAACGGAGCATCATCGCCTTGGGGGTTACAAAGCGACTATCAACA ATCCAAGGGTATCTGATGCTGCCAAAGATCATGCAAAGGAGATTTTAAAAAACAACGATGCGCTTTAG